The following are encoded in a window of Megalops cyprinoides isolate fMegCyp1 chromosome 16, fMegCyp1.pri, whole genome shotgun sequence genomic DNA:
- the LOC118791630 gene encoding prostaglandin D2 receptor 2-like has product MEAANRTKYCELIEDMMNSRASNSSDRLVSMGTVWLHGIVSTFGILENLLILWVIGFRVQRSVISVWILNLAASDLLATASLPAFTVFLAKGGTWTLGTTFCKIHSSVFFLNMFVSGFLLAAISLDRALVSLCPVWAQNHRDVGLATRVCGVIWALAFLNTVPYYLFRDTIQRRDGRIMCYYNFRQLPVPGADEEEICRSRQDVTAVSKFLLAFLLPLLVIVGSYVAVSISISRRGRRHSFRFFRLVVAVIVSFVLCWAPYHVLSLLEAVAQYHRPLRQGVARALPPFVSLAFINSLLNPLLYVFSCPDFLAKIRQSLGAVLESVLAEDLGELARRRSTARSTTSTNELLQRLRIAPALKNNTPGHEEEAEHPAVF; this is encoded by the coding sequence ATGGAGGCCGCTAACAGGACGAAGTACTGCGAGCTCATCGAGGACATGATGAATTCTAGGGCCTCCAACTCATCTGACAGGCTGGTGAGCATGGGTACGGTGTGGCTGCACGGCATAGTCTCCACCTTCGGCATCCTGGAGAACCTGCTCATCCTGTGGGTCATCGGCTTCCGTGTACAACGCTCGGTCATCAGCGTGTGGATCCTCAACCTGGCCGCGTCCGACCTGCTGGCCACCGCTTCCCTGCCCGCCTTCACCGTCTTCCTGGCCAAGGGCGGCACCTGGACGCTGGGCACCACCTTCTGCAAGATCCACTCCTCCGTCTTCTTCCTCAACATGTTTGTCAGCGGCTTCCTGCTGGCCGCCATCAGCCTGGACCGCGCCCTGGTCTCTCTGTGCCCCGTCTGGGCCCAGAACCACCGGGACGTGGGCCTGGCCACCCGTGTGTGTGGCGTCATCTGGGCGCTGGCCTTCCTCAACACTGTGCCCTACTACCTGTTCCGGGACACCATCCAGCGGCGTGACGGGCGGATCATGTGCTACTACAACTTCCGGCAGCTCCCCGTCCCCGGGGCGGACGAGGAGGAGATCTGCCGGAGCCGGCAGGACGTGACGGCGGTCAGCAAGTTCCTGCTGGCCttcctgctccccctgctggtgatcGTGGGGAGCTACGTGGCAGTGAGCATCAGCATCTCCCGCCGCGGCCGGCGCCACAGCTTCCGCTTCTTCCGGCTGGTGGTGGCGGTGATCGTCAGCTTCGTGCTTTGCTGGGCGCCCTATCACGTGCTGAGCCTGCTGGAGGCGGTGGCGCAGTACCACAGGCCCCTGCGGCAGGGCGTGGCCCGGGCGCTGCCCCCCTTCGTCAGCCTGGCCTTCATCAACAGCCTGCTGAACCCGCTGCTCTACGTCTTCAGCTGCCCTGACTTCCTGGCCAAGATCCGGCAGTCGCTGGGGGCGGTGCTGGAGAGCGTGCTGGCGGAGGACCTGGGGGAGCTGGCCCGCCGCCGGAGCACCGCACGCTCCACCACCAGCACCAACGAGCTCCTCCAGCGCCTGCGTATTGCCCCCGCCCTCAAGAACAACACTCCCGGGCacgaggaggaggcggagcaccCCGCCGTCTTCTGA